The window GTGGGAGGGCGACCAGGCAATCAGAGAGGGCTTGGCCACACCAGATGTGTTTGGTCGTCCGGATGTTGAGCTGGTTTCCATGCAGCGCAACGATCGATGCCCTCGAACCGCTAACTCTACTCGAAGGTGGAACGATCTCGATCTCTGATCTCGAGCTGTTCACTGCTATCTTCTGCCGATCCGCGCATATCTTAACCAACTTTTTGAACTCCATGAGCCCCCGCAAGGGTTCCAGATCATCATCGCCTAGATGGTCAGGAGAGTACCAAAACCCATTATCGATGACCGCCTCGCGCAGGAGGCCCATAGCCAGATCATTCATCCCCGCCCTGCAGGCGAAAGAATATCGAAGATAGTAGACCAATGCCGGAATCGAATCTGGTGATGATGCTTCCTGTGTGATCAGGTCATATGCCTCTTTGTATCTGGCCTGCTGATACAATGCAAGTGAGGCTTCCAGAGACGAAGAATATGACATCAAGAAATGAACACGTTCCATCGGCATTTTATTTTCGTCGAGATGAGAACCAAAACGAGTTCTTTATCTACGGACGGGCCACCAAATGATGATCGGCCCTACCAACGTTGGTCTGGCGACCAAAGGTCGGACAAAGGATAAGTATCCGGGAATGGGAGCCTTCCGTAAGGGAAAAATATGGACCAACTCGAATCCGGCGGATGGAACTACACGATCTTCCAGGGACGCCTGCCTTTGGGGATCATCCTGATACACGAGATAAAGGGTATCGATGAATACGCGCTCTCGGTGGGAAAGAAGCTCTCCAATGAAGGTTACTGGACAATACTGCCGGATCTGTTCAGGGGCAAGACCGCCTCAACTCTCGAGGAGGGCAGGAAGATCCGTGATGCTCTGACCAAAGAGCAGGTGCTCGAAGCCATGTCCGGCGGCAGGGAATTACTGAAGAAAAGGATAGGAGACCGCAGGATCGGCACAATGGGATTTTGCATGGGCGGGGGATTCGCGTTACTGGGTGCGTGTAATATGGAGATCGACTTCTGCGTGGACTACTACGGGATGTTAGAAGATGCAAAAGATCTAGTGGGGCTCGTTGGGCCGGTCCAGCTTATGCTTGGTTCAGAAGACAAGCATGTGACCCCTTGGGCCTTGGCGAACATGTTGCCTGCCATGGTGGAGCACCGAAAGCGATTGGACGTCCATCTCTATCCGAACGCAGGTCATGCCTTCCATAGACCGGATTGGCCAGGCCACGAACCGATCGCCGCCAAGGACGCCTGGAGGAAAACGCTTCTGTTCATCCGGGAGCGGCTTGAATGATCCGAATTAGCCTTCGTCAATGTTCTCGGGAATGACCGAGTTGCGGGGACGTCCTCATCGATCCGGAGAAAAGGTACTCGATACCGAAGCTAGGTTACGGATCCGATGTCGACGCGGATGAGTCCTGGATGTGCGGTGATACTGCGTCGCCAACGCAGAGCCCGGAAAAGGAACCGCTGATGGCCAGTTTTTTATAATTCCTGCTCCCAATCGAATCGTCAGTGAAGGTGATAAACAATGCCCGAAACTGACATCAAGGACGTAATAACGGAAAAGAGCTTGGAGATCAAGAAGATGTTCAAGGACATGTCCGCGACGCTGGAGCAGTGGAAGTTCTCCATCGAGGACACGAAGGAGGGCACCAGGGTAGAGATCCACGCCACCGCCCTGATCAAGCGTAAGAAGGAGTGAGCTCTCAGACCTTCCTGTACCTACCAAACAATCTGCGCCTTATTTTCAAGTTCATGAGGCGCGATAACTCTTCCTTATTCTCGTTCGTTAGGACTATGTCCGGACGCCTCTGGATCATGTCCAGGTATTTGGCCGCAGCCACCATCTCCTCGCAGGGATAATACTTCCTGGCGATTTCCACTATCTTCGACGCAGCTCTGTACTCCAGGAATGATGTGATCTGTGAAGCGAGATCATAGGCCAGCTTCTGCGAGGGGGGCGCTTCGTTCATGAAGTTCCCGACATCGACGATATAGACCTCGTCACCGAACATCAGATTGTCCGGCTTGATGTCCCCGTGGTAGATCCCGTTGTCGTGCATCCTTCTCAGGTAGCTGAACACCGTGTCAAGGTGCTCGTCGGTCAGTTCGGGCACGTCACCGATGGGCTTGGCGTCGAGGAAGTCGGCCACCAACAGCCACAATTTTGCTCTCAAAGGGTATATCCCCCTGGGCGTGGCGGTCGGGATGCCAAGCTGGCTGATCGCATTCATCATCTCATACTGATGTCTTGCCAGTTCCTCCGGCGACTCGGTGATCCGGAACATCGGAGCCATGGAGTTCATGTGCAGGTAAAGGTTCTTGACCAGCTGGATGGCCCTTGCGGTCATGTTGTCGGTCCCGCCAAGGATCTTGCCGAAATAGCGGACCCGCCTACCATCCTTGTCCGTACCCTCTATCTTGATGGGGATGGAAAGTCTGGCAACCTCAGCCCCGACCGGCTTGACCGAGACGTTGGTCAAGTGGAACTCGGTCATCATGATCCTATGGATGTCCTGAAGAACGTCCCGGAAGAATTCCCGGTGGGTTTGATGCCGCTCGACCTCGGAAACCTCATTCATTTTGCGGCCTCGATGTGCGCCTTCTTGTCTGCTTCCTTCATCTGTTTGAGCTTCAGCTTGTTCATCTTCCTCGATCCGTTCCACATCTCCAGAGCGAGCTTCAATGCCTGAACGCGATGAATGGACATCCCGTTCTTGACGCCACGCCCAAGTTCTACTACTGGCTTCCCTTTGTGCTGGTACACCACATGCCACACGTTCAATTCTGGAACGGAGAAGAAGAGCTGGTTGGTATTGATGGTGATCTCCTTTCCTTTGACCGTGACGTCCATGTCGACCGTCCCGTCACGCTTTATCGGGATGCTCAATCCCTTGCTGAACACGACCCGGAACAGGGTGTAGCTGACCATCTCGATAAGCCCCAGGTCGATCGGCCGCTGGATCTTGTTCTGTGTAGATTGTTCCTGCGGGGGCGATGTGCCGGCGGCGCCTTCCATCCGCGGGGATTCCTCGGGCTCTCCTTCCGCCGATGGCATTTCACTCTCTACTTCCACCGATTTGGCCTCGGTGACCCCTGCTTGTTCTACCGATCCGATGGCGATGTTACTTCCCTTTTCCCGATCGAGGAATGGGGCCCCGTTCTTGTGGTACTCCCCCTTGACCTTGACCGTGCCACCCTTTTTCTTCCAGTATTGCTCGAAAGTCTCAAGGTCTGCATCGACTCCCACGAGGTTCTTGGGCAGCCCTTCCTTATGGAACTCAGTGATGACCTTCCGACTCTGAGGATCCTTCCAATCCTCCGGGCATATCAGATCGCGGCAGACCTCTCCATCGGGACCGAAGCTCACCTCTCGTTTTTTCTCCTTTTGATCGGTCACGGAAAGCACCTACTTCTTTACCAGAACCTGGAACCTGGCGAAGATCCTGGTCCCGTCCTGGAATTCCTCCATGGACACTTTCCAATCCTCAAGTTCCGCGTTCAATGTGTTCATGAACTGATCGATCTCATCCACTATCTTCTCGACATTCTCTGGTTTCCCGCCGACCAGGTGCAGGACCGATGCCATCTTGTCTCTCTTGTCCATCAGTTATGACCGGCTTACCATTCGAGCCCCGGTGTTATTATGTTTTTGCATTTCTACCACTGGATTGAGCTAATGTTGTGATGAGCACCTTCGATCTTTGGTGTGAATGACGGAACTAGTCGCTTTTTTTTGTGATCCAGAAGGAAAGGTCAGTTCGACGGCCATATGATCACACAACGCCTTTCTACGCTGATTTAGCCGCAAACAGCGCGTCAAACCATCGAGGAAACATCCTATTCGTCATTTTGCCGCCGAAGGACCGCAGTCTGTTCGATTTTCCGATGACTATAACCGAAACCCTTAGAATACTTGAAGCTCCCATAGCAACCAACACGGGGTCTCTAAAAAATGAGGATGTGCGGTGACACGGCGAACTTCGGGGAAGGAGTGGCCGCATTCCGTCAGGAGGTCGCGGCGGAGGTGGCCTGCGAGGAGGAGATGCTCCAAAAACTGCAGGAGCCCCGTACCAACGAGAAGTATGGCCATCTAGCCTCATTCTTTCTCACATCCCTAGTCATAGTCCTCATCTTCTTCCAGAACTCCGTCTTCATCCTCTGGCTTATCATCGCGATCCTGCTCTATTCGTACAACTTCGTGATCATGCTGATACCGACCACCACGGAGCGGATACGTCCGGACGACAAGGAGCTGGCCCCGGTCATCGACAGGGAACGGAAATGGCTGGCCCTGCGCCTGTTGTTGAAGAAGAAGAAGCTGGCCATCGAGATAGGGCTTACCGTTCTACTTGGAGGACTGGTCCCGCTCTCGCTTGGATTCTCCATAATATTTGGTCTAGCGATGTTCTTCGCCATATACCTCGGATTCTTGGCCCATGTGATCGCCGGCCAGGCAGTGCTTCTGATCGTGGTTCAGATCGCCTTCATCATCCTCTTCTATGTCCTGATGCTGCTCATCGAGCCGCAGGCTCAGGGCATCACCAAGATAGCGATCTCATTCAAGAGGCATTTCGACGATGCCCGTTCAAAGGGCAGGAAGGCGTACTTCGTCATAGTGCTGGCGATGATCGGGGTGATTACCGTGGCGGGCGTCCTGGTCATCGGGGCGATGCTACTTCCGGGACTCATATTGCCCTCGTTCTTCGCGGACCTGAACATGTTCCCTAACGTCGATCTCCCCCTTATCGCGATCGTTTTCGTGAGTCAGCTCGTTATCATGAGGCATTTCCAGGGCATCATGAGCAGATGGATGGCGGTCAACCTGCTCAACACCCGGTTGGAAGACTTGCACACGGACGTACTTGACAAACTGGATGTCCTGGAAGATATGCCCGAGAACGAGGACAAGGGGGCGAGACTGAAGGATCTGAAGAAGAAGTACTACTCCATCGCGATATATGACGTCATCCGGCAGGACCTGTTCGGATACTCCCCTGTCTATCTGGTGGGCCCCCGACTCCGGTATGTTTTGGATGAGGGCGTGATCGAGCACTTCTGATGGAGGAAAACGTCAATCTAAGCGCAGGCCGACCGCTTGTTCCCAATCCCGGTGAAATGCTGCCTGCTTGCGCTTGGATCTGACCATTTCGTAGGCTTCTCGGTAGCCTACCCCATACCTTGTCATCATGTACATAATCGCCACGAACACGGACCTGTCCATTCCCCTGTTGCAGTATATGAGAACCTTAGGATCGAGCGGGAGCAATGCGATTATCTGGTCCCTGGCCTTCAGCACCTCCTCCATCAGCGGAGACCTCCTGGAAGGGAGTATGCTCTTTGTGAACATGACCCTGGAATCGATGATCAGCTCGATGCCTTCATGGCGACGGCGCTGAGCAAAGAAACCGTCGAACCAATCGCCCACGGCCACGGTGTCATCGATCCAATCCATTTGTTCGCTTCCAAGGTTCGTTAGCCTGAGCAATCGTTCTGTACGAGGCTTGCGATTTCTATTCCATTGGGGATTATGTAATGATTCCGCTGTCCCTTCAAGGTCAGACCAAAGTGATGTGGTCCTGGGAGCGGAAATAACAATCAAGAATTGTGAAGAGAAAATGAGCCAGGAAAATATGCTCGGATCGGGGCGAATACCTCGGTCCCCGATCAGGCTGGCTCAAAAGATCAATGTTTGAAGAGATTTAGGTCCTGAATGACACGGAGTACTGCACGTCCTTGGCGCCGAAATACTTCTTGCAGTACTCTGCTACATGCTCCGGTGGATATTCCTTACAGCTGAAAACGTCGATGAACGCTCTGTTGGTGTTCTCGGCAAAGTGTCCCGAGATCAACGAGGTTTCAATCAATTGAGCCAATGAATACCCCTGAACACGAGGATCTGCACCGAAGCGGACCACAATCGGCTCTCCAAAGCGCTTCATGTGAATATGCTCACACAGGTCGATAGAGAACTGTTTGATGCACTCCCCGCTGCAGATCTTTTTAGGGTCGCAGTCTTTCAGATCGATGGATGTAAGAAGGCCCCATTCTTCGCCTTTCTTGAATCTTTCCTCAATCTCTTCGTCGCTCATCATTTTTCCAGACCACGGACCCATGCTATACATCTCTTGCTATCACCATCTGGGCATACTATAGCCCGTAATTATTAGGGAAGGTCAAAAACATTCTAGGATTTAAGCATGGGCATGAAAAAGGCCAGAAATGTACCTGCATATTGGAATTGACCCCCCGTGCCATGTCTCACCATGACTAGGAATCTAACGCATTTTGATGACGCTGTGACCCTCTAGGTCGAAATAATGATAGTGTAAAAGCACTGATGAAGGGACGAATACGATACAAGAATCGAGAAGGGATGAACGATAATGAAACGGATAGGTTGGTTCACAACGGCGCGAGGTCCAGGCTCTTTCAATCTCTTCAAGACAATGATGGACAGCATCATGAATGGGTCCATCGATGCAAAGATATCCTTTGTTTTCATCAACCGCGAGATCAAGGGGAATCAATTCCGGATGAAGCTTGTCGGCATGGCCGAGGAGGCGGACATTCCTGTGATCATTCTCCCTTCCGATTCCTTTGAACCGGAATTGAAGGAGAAGGACCTGACCCTCTGGAGAGACGCCTATGGAAAGGCGATGCGGGAGAGGATATCCGAATACCCCATGGACTTCGGCGCCTTGGCCGGATACATGCTCATACTCGATCCAGAGACATGCCGCCGATACACCATAATCAATCTTCATCCGGCCTTACCGGACACATACAAAGGGACATGGGAGGAGATAGTCGCCCAGGTGGTGGAAAACGGCGACCTGAGATATGGAGCCACGATCCATGTGTGCACGCCAGAACTGGACCGGGGAGGGACCATCTGCTACGATTCTTTCTTCCTGGACAATATCAGGGCGGCCTACTCGAGCAAAGATGAACAGATAAAGCAGGTGAGGGCGGAAGAATTGAAGAGGGAGGCCCATCTGCTAATGGGAGCCATCAAGATGATGGTCGACGGAGACATCGTCATCAAAGATGGCAAGGTCTTCGACCGGGAAGGAAAAAGCATCGGTGCGAACGCTTGTCTGGCGGATCGGATCGATGAAGAGATCCATGGCAAGGACGGGAATTCGATCGGGGCATGATTTGGCCCTTCCTAGTCTCCATGAGGATGGACAGGCCGTCCCTTCATTTCGATGGCTTTGAGCAATCCATCCATCTCGAAGCGGTATCGCCTCAGCTGGTTCTTGCCTTCGTCCGTTATGGACACCAGGGTATGCGGTTTCTTTCCAACGAACTCCTTATCGATCCTGACATATCCTGCGGTCTCCAACTTGCTGAGATGGGAGGAGATGTTGCCCCAGGTCATTCCGGTCTGGTTCATGAGGAATGCATAGTCCGCAGTATCGACCTCTGAAAGAACCACCATTATATGCATCCTGGAAGGCTCATGAATGACGCGGTCGATGCCACTGAACGACGAATAGAGGTCGTCCTCTTTCCTTTCGCTGTCTGACTTCGTCGGGTCCCCTTTCATGCCATTACCTCCGCGATCGGTGGATATACTTTGAGAAAGCGTTCCAACAAGATGCCTCCCGAGATTGTGAGCGCTAAGCCGATGAGAGCAAGATCGACCCAAACCTCTCCACCAAAGAACTGGGCGATCCCAAAGATCGAGAACATTAGAACGGCGTACAGATAGAACCGGACAAGACCGTACATGTAGCCTATTGCAGCGAACGAGGCCATCAGGACCGATCCCACTATCAATTCGCCTATTGACTGAAAGGACGATCTGACCACGGTCGGGAATTCGGGATAGATAAATGATAGAGTGAGCCCCAGGACGACGATCATCACCGTGATCAGTACGAAGAGCAGGGCGCCCCTGGTCAGATTGTGGAATTTGACATATCCGACCCTCGGCGATATGACGGCATTTTTTGAAAACATATATCCGAATATCACCATGCCAGAAAGGCCGGAAAAAAGAAAGGAATCTGTTAGGATCGTAAGCGCCAGCAGTAGGAAGATCACCCCGAATGCGATATCTATCAGACCGTCCCGATGGTACACGGTGTAGACGTTCCGCCGGTATGCAGCCAGGCTTTTATTCCCCGTTGTCATCGTCATTTGTAGGAATGTCTCCGAATATTTACTTTTCGATGCAAAGTACTTTGTGTAATTATTCGAAACGGACAGCCGCCTCGAGCGGGAGGCGGAACCGATATCTAGCTCTCCCCACTGACCAGATCGGCATGTTCGATGATCTGGTCCACCATCAACCTGAAGAAGTAGCTGATTACGGTGCCGCTGCAGATGATCGCCCGGTATCCATCACCCTCTCTCGTCAATATCATCGAATCTGCGTGATCGCTGACCACCGACAGCTCAAGATTGTACTTTCCATCCTTGGTGGTGAATCCCCTTTCGCTCATCTCCCCGCCCGTCGGGGCCTTGCCCTTGTCCCAGAACTCGTTCAACTTCATGATCTTGGCATTACCCAGCGATCCCACGAAGCTCTCCGGGTGATGCGAGATCACCACGGTCACCGACTTGGTCTTTGACGCCTCGGCGATGCATTTTGCATAACGGACGATGTGCTTGTTGTTGGCGCAGACCACATCGACATGGTCCTTGGCTGACTCGATCATCTCGCACACCTTGTGGTTGATCGCCCAGTCCCCCTTCAGGGTCCAGATCGGATTGTCACGCTTCTCCGCCTTCCGGCCGATCTCGTTAAGATACCTTGTCGCCTC of the Methanomassiliicoccales archaeon genome contains:
- a CDS encoding dienelactone hydrolase family protein → MDQLESGGWNYTIFQGRLPLGIILIHEIKGIDEYALSVGKKLSNEGYWTILPDLFRGKTASTLEEGRKIRDALTKEQVLEAMSGGRELLKKRIGDRRIGTMGFCMGGGFALLGACNMEIDFCVDYYGMLEDAKDLVGLVGPVQLMLGSEDKHVTPWALANMLPAMVEHRKRLDVHLYPNAGHAFHRPDWPGHEPIAAKDAWRKTLLFIRERLE
- a CDS encoding transcriptional regulator — encoded protein: MKGDPTKSDSERKEDDLYSSFSGIDRVIHEPSRMHIMVVLSEVDTADYAFLMNQTGMTWGNISSHLSKLETAGYVRIDKEFVGKKPHTLVSITDEGKNQLRRYRFEMDGLLKAIEMKGRPVHPHGD
- a CDS encoding formyltransferase family protein, which codes for MKRIGWFTTARGPGSFNLFKTMMDSIMNGSIDAKISFVFINREIKGNQFRMKLVGMAEEADIPVIILPSDSFEPELKEKDLTLWRDAYGKAMRERISEYPMDFGALAGYMLILDPETCRRYTIINLHPALPDTYKGTWEEIVAQVVENGDLRYGATIHVCTPELDRGGTICYDSFFLDNIRAAYSSKDEQIKQVRAEELKREAHLLMGAIKMMVDGDIVIKDGKVFDREGKSIGANACLADRIDEEIHGKDGNSIGA
- a CDS encoding helix-turn-helix domain-containing protein; its protein translation is MTDVVDHLLRLGLNEYEAKAYIAAVALGEGTIKEISDESGVPRSRAYDVMQRLAEKGLVEVGNSTPLYYRANEPTKASNHLMEEIKFASDEATRYLNEIGRKAEKRDNPIWTLKGDWAINHKVCEMIESAKDHVDVVCANNKHIVRYAKCIAEASKTKSVTVVISHHPESFVGSLGNAKIMKLNEFWDKGKAPTGGEMSERGFTTKDGKYNLELSVVSDHADSMILTREGDGYRAIICSGTVISYFFRLMVDQIIEHADLVSGES
- a CDS encoding dual specificity protein phosphatase, whose product is MDWIDDTVAVGDWFDGFFAQRRRHEGIELIIDSRVMFTKSILPSRRSPLMEEVLKARDQIIALLPLDPKVLIYCNRGMDRSVFVAIMYMMTRYGVGYREAYEMVRSKRKQAAFHRDWEQAVGLRLD
- a CDS encoding S-adenosylmethionine decarboxylase, which gives rise to MSDEEIEERFKKGEEWGLLTSIDLKDCDPKKICSGECIKQFSIDLCEHIHMKRFGEPIVVRFGADPRVQGYSLAQLIETSLISGHFAENTNRAFIDVFSCKEYPPEHVAEYCKKYFGAKDVQYSVSFRT